One window from the genome of Salvia miltiorrhiza cultivar Shanhuang (shh) chromosome 7, IMPLAD_Smil_shh, whole genome shotgun sequence encodes:
- the LOC130993807 gene encoding uncharacterized protein LOC130993807, whose amino-acid sequence MEFVRYIYVRYNGVVDGIHYVGGATEVLPLLNETVASLIYSINNVLTMHSLSPNYQLYYLATNRFGRETKCVISDDDDVQGLLETAEYPMVYVEHNNDPVEEAYIPTFDFGQASGYGDDEAQSSQYETSYHARESAPPTQYFSWDGQLLDESAWNLNEMCGRFNQVRTDDDSDEEAVQPEDEAEEPDDDSDEEDKEYDPTNESGTDSAASEDLLDDDLIEFTATERAGWIRQSRTRHGNPTDSTGELSNWIVPLIPVDATTSLVARESELSRVADLGKNSFYNSKEELVLAVGFWNMKQGAEAKVVRSDQGRLYYKCKHSDKCKFDVRASCHGGGMWGVHKFKEHSCEGELGILKRIKAHSNVVAAYVEKRIRDDGEVIKPKSIMSELLREFGVRIKYDVALRARNLSLEKIYGRIDDSFLLLPKYLYALTQANPGTVMDFEVDENNRFKHLFLALAASITPFFFSLRPVIVVDGTHLKGKNNGILFVAVTKDANEQVFPLAFGVGPIENDESWKWFLSNVRQTFERVTKCYSRAMSAMAQLKPAAYGKLMRVGPEKWARSQSPVTRYSFLTSNAAEALNARLLWARRLPICSMLEAIRMVLEQWFNDRLASAEESDDLLTPEAKQKISAEISKSRRYTAKRTSERKYRVRAGDRRFMVDLQAKSCECNEFDLDGMPCSHAIAAITEAKEPVEDYVEAYYLRSSLVQTYSGAVNHLPPLEHWEIPFEVASDIVLPNLSRRQAGRPRESRIPSAGERPTQRTTTADASSSLGKRAPKTCGLCGSPGHTRRACKGTGWEQ is encoded by the exons atggaattcgtgagatacatatatgtgagatacaacggagtcGTCGATGGTATACACTATGTTGGCGGGGCTACGGAGGTCCTTCCCCTCTTAAATGAAACAGTTGCGAGCCTGATATACAGCATCAACAATGTGCTGACAATGCATTCGTTGAGCCCGAActatcaattgtattatttggcgaccaatcgatttggaagggagacgaaatgcgtaataagtgacgacgatgatgtgcaaggcttgttggaaactgccgaatatcccatggtgtacgttgagcacaacaacgacccggtcgaagaagcgtacatccctacttttgattttggccaggcttcgggatacggagatgatgaagcacaatctagtcagtatgagacgtcgtatcatgctcgcgagagcgcgcctccaacacagtacttttcatgggatgggcaactgttggacgaatccgcatggaatctgaatgaaatgtgcgggagattcaaccaggtgcggacggatgacgattctgatgaagaagccgtacaacctgaagacgaagccgaagaacctgatgacgattctgatgaagaagacaaagaatacgatccaacgaacgagtcgggcacagattctgccgcctctgaggatttattagacgatgatctgatagagttcacggcgaccgagcgagcaggttggatccgacaaagtagaaCCCGTCACGGAAATCCGACGGACTCGACCGGTGAACTATCTAATTGGATAGTTCcgttgattccagtggacgccacgacttcgctcgttgctcgcgagagtgagctgtccagagttgctgatttggggaagaactctttttacaaCAGTAAAGAAGAATTGGTCCTTGCTGTTGGCTTCTGGAATATGAAGCAAGGGGCTGAGGCAAAAGTTGTACGCTCAGATCAGGGACGCCTCTATTACAAGTGCAAGCACTCTGATAAGTGCAAGTTCGATGTGCGTGCATCTTGTCACGGCGGAGGGATGTGGGGAGTGCATAAGTTTAAAGAGCACTCTTGCGAAGGGGAGTTGGGCATTTTGAAACGAATAAAGGCACATTCGAATGTGGTTGCAGCTTATGTGGAAAAAAGAATACGCGATGACggagaggtcattaagccgaaatctattatgtcggagttgttacgtgaatttggcgtcagaatcaaatatgatgtcgcgctgcgtgcaagaaatctcaGCTTAGAGAAGATATACGGTCGAATTGATGATTCGTTCCTTCTTCTGCCCAAATATTTGTATGCCCTAACTCAAGCGAATCCAGGCACCGTGATGGATTTCGAAGTAGACGAAAACAACCGGTTCAAACATCTGTTTCTTGCTCTTGCGGCTTCCATCACACCTTTCTTCTTTTCGCTTCGGCCAGTGATTGTGGTCgacggcacacacttgaaggggaagaacaatggcattttgttcgtcgccgtgacaaaagacgcaaacgagcaagtttttccgttggcatttggtgtcgggccgatcgagaatgatgagtcatGGAAGTGGTTCCTCTCAAATGTGAGACAAACTTTTG agcgagttACCAAATGCTACTCACGTGCAATGTCGGCTATGGCTCAATTGAAGCCGGCGGCGTACGGGAAGTTGATGCGCGTAGGCCCTgagaagtgggcacgatcacaaAGTCCGGTGACCCGTTATAGTTTTCTTACATCTAATGCTGCCGAGGCTTTGAATGCCCGTTTGTTGTGGGCCAGACGCCTTCCTATATGCTCCATGCTGGAGGCAATCAGGATGGTTCTGGAGCAGTGGTTCAATGACAGACTTGCGTCTGCGGAAGAGAGCGATGACCTTCTTACTCCAGAGGCAAAACAGAAGATAAGTGCGGAGATCTCAAAGAGTCGTCGCTACACTGCGAAGAGGACCTCCGAGAGAAAATACAGGGTTCGTGCTGGTGATCGTCGCTTCATGGTTGACCTTCAAGCGAAGAGCTGTGAATGCAATGAATTCGACCTGGACGGCATgccgtgttctcatgcgatcgcagccattac TGAGGCGAAAGAGCCAGTGGAAGATTACGTGGAAGCTTACTACTTGCGGAGTTCACTGGTTCAAACATACTCCGGAGCAGTAAATCACTTGCCTCCCTTAGAGCACTGGGAAATTCCGTTTGAAGTTGCATCTGATATTGTTTTGCCAAACCTTTCTCGGCGACAAGCTGGTcgaccaagagaatctagaattcCTTCAGCTGGTGAGAGGCCGACTCAAAGGACCACAACAGCGGATGCATCAAGTAGTCTGGGAAAACGAGCACCCAAAACCTGTGGTCTATGTGGCTCGCCTGGCCACACACGTAGAGCATGCAAGGGTACGGGCTGGGAGCAGTAG